The segment ACGTGTAGTAGTCAATATTGACAGCTAGTGATTTATTTATCATGTTGAGATGTAAGGAAAACCATTTGTAAATGTTATCCTTCAGTTCTATACTTATCGTTAGATTCAGCTATATTTCTCTGTAATAAGACTGGAAAAGTAAAGTTCAGTTGTTAAggtaaatgtttatatgtacaatttatcaatataaaaatgtagtCAAATGCTCACTGTTGAATCTCTACTTTTTAAATATCTTCTAATCTTATGATGTTTCTTGTTTATTTCAGAATATGAGATGGCATTCGATTAAAAGTATGATTTAACTTCAACACAATCAGATTTACTACAAAAATTGCAACAACTTGAGATATTGACACTGATAAAAGTTGATGGAAATATatctagaaatatttatttggaataaatataaaagcaaaaaatagaaatatctatatattgaagtgagaaaagaaaaattatgggaAAATGAATACTGTGAAAAATTTCAAGGGTCGACATATTTCTTTCCCAAAAAGATGTCAAATGAAATAGGTAAAACAcaataccactgtgatatctgtgaaaaGTCATTCTCTCAGAAAGGTAACCTgaccactcacaaacgtattcatacaggagagaagccatatcactgtgatatctgtggtaaatctttctctgcaAGTAGCAACTTAACAAAACACAGAAATATTCACACAGGCGAGaggccatttcactgtgatacctgtggtaaatcattctctcaaaatgatCATCTAACTAAGCAcagacgtactcatacaggagaaaaaccatattgttgtgatatctgtagaaaatcattttctcaaaataatgagttaactaatcacaaacatattcatacaggagagaagccatttcactgtgatatttgtggtaaatcattctctggtaatagtgacttaactactcacacacgtattcatacaggagagaaaccatatcaatgtgatatctgtggtaaatcattctctgactcCGGTAACTTAGCtcctcacaaacgcattcatacaggagagaaaccatatcactgtggtgtctgtggtaaatcattctctgcaaaatgtaacttaactactcacaaacgcattcacacggGGGAGAAGCCATACCACTGTTATGTCTGCGGTAAATCTTTCTCCCAAAACGATCACTTatctatacacaaacg is part of the Octopus sinensis linkage group LG8, ASM634580v1, whole genome shotgun sequence genome and harbors:
- the LOC118764396 gene encoding zinc finger protein 239-like, coding for MSNEIGKTQYHCDICEKSFSQKGNLTTHKRIHTGEKPYHCDICGKSFSASSNLTKHRNIHTGERPFHCDTCGKSFSQNDHLTKHRRTHTGEKPYCCDICRKSFSQNNELTNHKHIHTGEKPFHCDICIYFGEITFHCDIFN